The sequence below is a genomic window from Venturia canescens isolate UGA chromosome 9, ASM1945775v1, whole genome shotgun sequence.
CGAGAGGCTCGTCGTCGGAAGACATCACTTtgtcttcttcctcttccacTTTTGCTTCTcgtcgaagttttttttcgagaggCTGGTCATCAAGAGACCCTgctgtttcaattttcaacttatttGTTTGACGCTCGTCGCGTAGCGCAGTTCTATTTTTGGCTCGGCGATCTCTCATCCggatttcttttataatttttccttttagtcGTTGATCGATCGTGTCGAGGGTTTCACGtttaatgacttttttttttctctttcgtaaCCTCTCAGTACCATCGACGTGGACCGGTGAGCTTACTGCCCCAGCGATCGTGTTATCCGTTTGTTGTGGAACGTTGCAAGTGAACTGATTTATCTTGACGGTGACGTCGTGAGATGTACCAACTTTTTGGCGCGCACGATATTCTCGCATGTAAGCAGCTGTCGCAGCTTTACTTATTCGCTTTTCTTCGACCGAAAGTCGCTCGGTATACTCTTTACGACGCAGGGTCTCACTTTTCTTCGGCCTACCAACCTTGTTTTTTGGTGGATCATTATTTATCTCCCGTCTCGCTTCGACCGGACTTTCT
It includes:
- the LOC122416063 gene encoding uncharacterized protein; the protein is MIRVRSLSELTYPKPTLTVATTISIVSREESPVEARREINNDPPKNKVGRPKKSETLRRKEYTERLSVEEKRISKAATAAYMREYRARQKVGTSHDVTVKINQFTCNVPQQTDNTIAGAVSSPVHVDGTERLRKRKKKVIKRETLDTIDQRLKGKIIKEIRMRDRRAKNRTALRDERQTNKLKIETAGSLDDQPLEKKLRREAKVEEEEDKVMSSDDEPLEKRLKRMHCKEKEKLNRDSLSDPVQNVPEISCPRSSVPFSFDRFAKLSEEYDQ